Proteins encoded by one window of Emticicia oligotrophica DSM 17448:
- a CDS encoding MOSC domain-containing protein, whose amino-acid sequence MAFIVSEITIYPIKSLGGISLQEAQVEERGFQHDRRWVLADENNVFITQRQNEQMALIDVQLTSDGLVVSHRVKQIAPLSVPFEPQTAEQQVITIWDDIVRGIRVSDEVDAWFTTVLDKKCALFYQPNDSVRLTDPKYSITQKEHTSFADGYPILLIGQSSLDELNGKLEEPITMKRFRPNLVFTGGEAHIEDSWKYFHVGSAQLVGVKPCARCVLTTINPETAEKGKEPLRTLTQYRNVNNKILFGQNLLVVETGKISVGDEIIF is encoded by the coding sequence ATGGCATTTATCGTTTCCGAAATTACAATTTATCCTATCAAATCATTGGGAGGAATTAGTCTTCAAGAAGCACAAGTTGAAGAGCGGGGTTTTCAGCATGACCGCCGTTGGGTATTGGCCGATGAAAATAATGTGTTTATTACACAACGCCAAAATGAACAAATGGCATTGATTGATGTGCAGTTGACTTCAGATGGTTTAGTTGTTTCACATCGCGTGAAGCAAATTGCTCCATTATCTGTGCCTTTCGAACCACAAACAGCTGAACAGCAAGTGATTACGATTTGGGATGATATCGTGCGTGGCATTCGTGTGAGCGATGAGGTAGATGCTTGGTTTACTACTGTTTTAGACAAAAAATGTGCATTGTTTTATCAGCCAAATGATTCTGTGCGATTGACTGACCCGAAATATTCGATTACCCAAAAAGAACATACTAGTTTTGCAGATGGGTATCCGATTTTGCTTATTGGACAAAGCAGCCTCGATGAACTCAACGGTAAGTTAGAAGAACCAATTACGATGAAGCGTTTCAGGCCAAATCTTGTGTTTACGGGTGGCGAAGCACATATAGAAGATTCTTGGAAATACTTTCACGTGGGAAGTGCCCAATTGGTTGGTGTAAAACCTTGTGCAAGATGTGTGCTTACAACCATTAATCCAGAAACGGCAGAAAAAGGAAAAGAACCTTTACGCACGCTAACACAATACCGCAACGTTAATAATAAAATCTTGTTTGGACAGAATTTATTGGTAGTTGAAACTGGTAAAATTTCGGTTGGAGATGAGATTATCTTTTAA
- a CDS encoding OmpA family protein, with translation MKRILHIIALLVFANSVFGQIQLYKRGLSSFDKGQYDLAIKDLTKVVNIDESEKANLYHKIAESYRLSNRWVEAVPFYQKAFEAKLTNPEAHFHYAFALKAAGNYDLALKELQQFIDSKSTIKAYNEKAYREVNTLKTIDDIKKKQSVVEFKNLSQLNTKGSEFAPMVLGDELIFTASRKNKIYSNGLPYVGLYKVKIDKSIAEMGKIEKFSDAIFDEERNEGTPTFSPDGKTMIYSRGNTGKRKDLSPDMDLYISRYVDGSGWTEPRYVSASDSASWDGTPAFSRDGKTIYFSSNRPGGFGGLDIYRVNMDASGRFGNPVNLGKEINTAGDEMFPYVSEDGKLYFASDGHPGLGKLDLFLAVRAGGKITVENMGIPYNSNMDDFGLVMSKRGDVFFSSNRAGGSGDDDIYFYEAPKKTELAENDDPSKNPLLAPKKGNPDSTAKALEIKTVNYYLVGTITTKNNNTFVPLDSARVRVVDTENDEVIIETSTGNDGKFGPVKLKVDGNYLVMSKKQNYLTNREEFSMSGREIPQSLLKKAVTDTTFYTSLNLEKVFVGVTFRLDNIYYDLDKWDIRPDAAIELDKLVQVLVDNPQIKIELGSHTDSRATEIYNLRLSQKRAESAINYIVSKGISRERLTAKGYGESELIIKNAKTEEEHQTNRRTEFKVLEIE, from the coding sequence ATGAAAAGAATACTTCATATCATTGCCCTTTTAGTGTTTGCAAATTCGGTTTTCGGGCAAATTCAGTTGTATAAACGAGGGCTTTCGAGTTTCGATAAAGGCCAGTATGATTTGGCCATTAAAGATTTAACGAAAGTAGTAAATATTGATGAAAGCGAAAAAGCCAATCTTTACCATAAGATTGCCGAATCATATCGTCTATCAAATCGTTGGGTAGAAGCAGTGCCGTTTTACCAAAAAGCTTTTGAAGCGAAACTTACCAATCCTGAGGCACATTTTCACTACGCTTTTGCCCTGAAAGCTGCGGGTAACTATGATTTAGCTTTGAAAGAATTACAGCAATTTATCGACTCAAAAAGTACGATAAAGGCCTACAACGAAAAAGCTTATCGTGAAGTCAATACGCTCAAAACTATTGATGATATCAAGAAAAAACAAAGTGTAGTAGAATTTAAAAATCTTTCTCAACTCAATACAAAGGGGTCTGAATTTGCTCCAATGGTTTTGGGAGATGAACTGATTTTCACCGCTTCACGCAAAAACAAAATTTACTCAAATGGCTTGCCGTATGTTGGACTTTACAAAGTGAAAATCGACAAGTCTATTGCTGAAATGGGTAAAATTGAAAAGTTCAGCGACGCAATTTTTGATGAAGAACGCAATGAGGGTACGCCAACTTTCTCTCCAGATGGCAAAACAATGATTTATTCTCGTGGAAATACAGGCAAACGCAAAGACCTTTCGCCTGATATGGATTTGTATATCTCACGCTACGTAGACGGAAGTGGTTGGACTGAACCACGCTATGTAAGTGCCTCAGATTCTGCCAGTTGGGATGGAACCCCAGCTTTTTCTCGTGATGGAAAAACAATATATTTTTCTTCTAACCGTCCAGGGGGCTTTGGTGGATTAGATATTTATCGGGTCAATATGGATGCTTCGGGTCGTTTCGGAAATCCTGTGAATCTAGGAAAAGAAATCAATACCGCTGGCGATGAAATGTTTCCCTATGTTTCAGAAGATGGAAAGCTTTATTTTGCCTCTGATGGCCACCCAGGTTTAGGTAAACTTGACCTTTTCTTAGCCGTACGTGCAGGTGGAAAAATTACAGTTGAAAATATGGGTATTCCATACAATTCAAACATGGATGATTTCGGCTTAGTGATGAGTAAACGTGGTGATGTATTTTTCTCATCCAATCGTGCAGGTGGCTCAGGAGATGATGATATATATTTTTACGAAGCTCCTAAAAAAACCGAATTGGCTGAAAATGATGACCCATCGAAAAATCCTTTACTAGCTCCGAAAAAGGGAAATCCTGATAGTACGGCCAAGGCTTTAGAAATCAAGACTGTTAACTATTACCTAGTTGGTACAATTACCACCAAAAATAACAATACTTTCGTCCCACTCGACTCTGCGAGAGTACGCGTAGTTGATACCGAAAACGACGAGGTAATTATAGAAACTTCTACGGGTAACGACGGTAAATTTGGCCCAGTAAAACTCAAGGTTGATGGCAATTATTTAGTGATGTCGAAAAAACAAAACTACTTGACCAATCGTGAAGAATTTTCGATGTCAGGCCGCGAGATACCACAGTCTTTATTGAAAAAAGCTGTTACCGATACCACATTCTATACTTCACTTAATCTGGAAAAAGTATTTGTGGGAGTTACATTCCGTTTAGATAATATTTATTATGATTTAGATAAATGGGATATTCGCCCCGATGCAGCTATCGAACTTGATAAATTAGTGCAAGTACTTGTTGATAACCCACAAATTAAGATTGAGCTTGGTTCGCATACTGACTCACGTGCCACGGAGATTTATAACCTTCGTTTATCTCAAAAACGTGCAGAATCGGCCATTAATTACATCGTCTCGAAAGGTATTTCCCGTGAACGCCTTACGGCCAAAGGTTATGGAGAGAGTGAGTTAATTATTAAAAACGCTAAAACAGAAGAAGAGCACCAAACCAATCGTAGAACTGAATTTAAGGTTCTTGAAATTGAATAA
- the msrA gene encoding peptide-methionine (S)-S-oxide reductase MsrA, translating into MKKTFLTSLSLGIFILVLACSTTTKTKQTIVEDKTVYGPTVKAYFASGCFWCVEAIFESLKGVKEATSGYSGGHTKNPTYEDVNTELTGHAESVEVIYDPQIISYETLLKVYFASQDPTQVKGQGPDHGDSYRSIIFYQNETEKTLAENYKKQLNESGKYKKPIAVEIVPFKIFWKAEDYHQDYERNHPENPYVQNVSIPRINRMKAQFPELLKKGH; encoded by the coding sequence ATGAAGAAAACATTCTTGACCAGCCTTTCGTTGGGTATTTTTATTTTGGTTTTAGCCTGTAGCACTACAACCAAAACCAAGCAAACAATTGTTGAAGATAAAACAGTTTACGGCCCTACCGTAAAAGCATATTTCGCATCGGGTTGTTTTTGGTGCGTTGAGGCTATTTTTGAGAGCCTTAAAGGAGTTAAAGAAGCTACCTCGGGTTATAGTGGTGGACACACGAAAAACCCTACTTATGAAGATGTAAATACTGAATTGACAGGCCACGCAGAGTCGGTAGAAGTAATTTATGACCCCCAAATTATTTCTTATGAAACCTTATTAAAAGTTTATTTTGCTTCGCAAGACCCCACACAAGTGAAAGGACAAGGGCCTGACCACGGAGATTCGTATCGTTCGATTATTTTTTATCAGAATGAAACAGAAAAGACTTTAGCCGAAAATTATAAAAAACAACTCAACGAATCGGGCAAATACAAAAAGCCAATCGCTGTTGAAATTGTACCTTTTAAAATTTTCTGGAAAGCCGAAGATTATCACCAAGATTACGAGCGAAATCATCCTGAAAATCCTTACGTACAGAATGTTTCGATTCCAAGAATCAATCGCATGAAAGCTCAATTTCCTGAATTATTAAAAAAAGGTCATTAA